The genome window GGGAAACCCTGTGTGCAAGGAGGTAGAGGACTAGTTTCATGTGAGGTTAGAGCCTACGGTGGTTAGAGGGACACTATAATACCtgtcacacacagacccacacgcacacacactcaaagcCACAGTAAGCCCACGCATCACAGCAGTGGTATTATGCAGTGATTTCGATGCTGATGTGTTGACTGACATTTAGCAATTAGTTGATTAATCATCATATGTCCTTCTGAATaagaaaaaaaaacgtttttgaaATGTCAAGAGTTTTTCCATTAATTCTCATCTCACTTTTGAAAAGAAAATAGAGGCATGCATATTAATGAtgtttggggagggggggggggtcaacaacACATCAATAATTGAACAATATTTTCATGGAAACCATACGATTAATATTGGTGTATGAGCGAAAAAAGTTTGTTTAGTGGGATCAGCGGTTCTGTGTGTGAATTGACTACTACAGAGAGGGAATGACATATTAAACGATATTCTTTGTTGATTTTTCTTGATAGTCAAAGGAACCATAAATCACTGCAGTGAACTAAGCCTGGAAGGAATTCTGTGGTTCAGACAAAAAGTTGACCTGACCTCAGTGCCAAAAACAATGCCTTTTTCAACATGCCCTTCTCATATCAAGTCACAATGAAAAAGTAATCACTTTGACAGTGACACCCACTTGATGAAAGCACAAAGATATGGGAATGCATTTAAGACATTTCACAATGGCAAAAAAAAAGAAGATATATGCCACTCAGCCACACAAATATACCAAGGCTTTTAGCACTTGTGTTTGCCTAAAAAAAGGGTTGAGTCAGTATAATGCAATAAAGTGGAAGCATAATGGAATCAAAGTAAACAGCCTAGAGGGGCTCAAAATGTTGACAGATGTCCTTACAAGAGAGCATGCTGTAGGCCTTCGATGTCTCAGATTAATCTAGTCAGCGTTAGTTCAAGGAAATAACCCTGTAACGTCATGTCTCACAGTCAGTGTTAAATGCATTGACAGGAGACTAGGCAAACTCAGACAACTACTGGGGAAACAATCTCCAAAGTAATACGAGGCCTTTCAAAACAGTAGCACTGAAATTCTCATTTCACCACTGAAATTAAATAGAGGAAAGGAAAAGCTTCTCTTTAATGGGAATGGTGAGAGAAACTGTAATAATGTTTCCTGGCAGCCTGCATTAGATGTTGGGTTTCCATAAATACATGGACAGGCTGGTATATTTGTGCCCTGCAGTAAAAATAACCCAGTTTCCCAAGGGAAGtgatgacatcagcagcctgCCTGCATCAGCAGCCATCATCTTCCTCAGGTAGCAAGGAGGGGGCCGTCGCCACGGCAACACTGTGATGCAACGTGACGCAGGTGAGAGAGTGGCAGATTAGAGCGAGGCTGCGTTTGGGTGGGCTGGTGCAGTGGTGTATTGGCAAACAATGCGtgggaggatgggagagaaggagcggaggagaggaagACACAAAGACTAACTCTGAAATTACCTCCTCCTTCCACTCCCCTGGTCAAAGCCAGTTATCACAGCTAACATTTCAGGAAATAAATTACAGCAGATCTGATCCGCACGCAGATCTGATCCGCACACCCCTTGAGCAATGACTGAGAAGCAGAGCAAATGGGTTTTCCTCCCTCAGCAACTCATCTTTTTACGTCGTTCTGCATTTGTGGTGAAATTCTGTCTCAGAATGAAAGGGAAACTGACAGCAAATGAATTCCAATGCAGCAAGAAAAAAGCTTTTAGCAACACAGTTAACACTAGGCATACTAGTGATTCAGAGATGCcgaatcctttttttttttttaaagagaggtTTCCTTTTCTTTAGTACAGCCACATATATGGTATTGTAGGGATAGTGGGAATGTGTTTTCTAATGCATCTGACATGACACAGATTGATCAACCACATAAAAGCTGATAATAAAATGTATATCCTTCCAATCTTCAACTCCTTGGGGACTACTTCCCTTGTGTGATTTGCGtgaaatatgtggacacctgctggttgaacatctcattccaaaatcatggacattaatatggagttggtcccccctttgatcctataacagcctccaatcttctgggaaggctttccactagatgttggaacattgctgtggggaccatttagccacaagagcatttgtgCGGTCGGTTTTGCCTAACTAATGTTGGGCAATTAAGCCatgctcgcagtcggtgttcaaattcatcccaaaggtgttcaaggAGGTTGAggtagggctctgtgcaggccagtcaaattcttccacaccgatcttgactaaccatttctgtatggacctcgctttgtgcatggggacactgtcatgctgaaataggaaaaggccttccccaaactattgccacaaagttggaagcacagaatcgtctagaatgtcattgtatgctgtagcgttaagattcccttcactgaaactaaggggcctagcctgaaccatgaataacagccccagatcattattcctcctccaccaaacttctcctggcatccgttctcctggcattcgccaaacccagatttgtccgttggactgccagatggtgaagcgtgatacatcacttcagagaactccagagttcaatggcggcgAGCATTACGCCACTCCAGCCGACaattggcattgtgcatggtgatcttaggcttgtgtgctctgccatggaaacccctttcatgaagctcccgacgaacagttcttgtgctgactttgcttccagaggcagtttggaactctgtagtgagtgttgcaaccgaggacagacgatttttactcgcttcagcactcggcggtcctgtgaGCTtgagtggcctaccacttcgtgactgagccgttgttgctcttagtttcaattcacaataacagcacttagttgaCTGCGGCATCTCTAGAAGtccagaaatttgatgaactgacttgttggaaaggtggcatcctatgatggtgctatgttgaaagtcactgagctcttcagtacgtgacattctactgccaatgtttctctatggagattgcatggctgtgtgctcgatttaatACAtgtgtcagcaatgggtgtggctgaaatagtagAATCCATTAATTtgatggggtgtccacatacttttggacatTTAGTGTATGTACGTTAGTGATgtgcgggttgactcataacccacaGTCCCCGCGGTTATATCCACCACAggttaaataaagagaaaataccttaaaaaaaatcgataaatgtataattattgtgcaattcatatctataggctacattgaggtcTGGACAcagactgtaggtctataactgCTCACATAGCcataatattaactcctgcagaatttaGCATTTCTTGATGCCAGGTTACACCAAATGCAGGCAAAATGTTTTATCCGGGAACAGGAGTGAAGAAATATGATTTCcttctttcagcatcttgagagaatgctgatagtatttcaaccacataaaatatgtatCCAAGCTGAACTAAAATCTTATGAGAAACATGTTTGgttttcacagctttctattACCTTACAACCAGTCAAATAGATTTTATTTTGAAAatttgatatatatatttttttctccatttctCCCCAGTCCCTAAAGTCTTTCTCTGCAAAAGATGACAGAGAAAATTTACCGATGTCAACTAGAGtgaagcattcattctatcgaatgatgacattattctggtgatcaagggtttatttagtcttctcgGGCAACATATAATTACAGAAGAGAAGTTGCATGTATCATGtataattatagacaagttgaccagaaaatagcctaccaaaatgtctgaaattataagcagaaacatatctaaatcGAGCAACAAAAAATGCCTGTCAAAAAATCGTTACGCACTTTGACCTTAGCCGAATAGCGCATTTGCTGTATTTGGGGGATAGGTTCAGGTGCGGGCTTCAGATTGTCTCTTCATCacgtacactgagtgtataaaacattacgAACaacttctctttccatgacagattgACCAGATTAATCaagttgaaagctatgatcccttattgatgtcacttgttaaatccacttcaatcagtgtagatgaacagTAGGAGACaggttttaagccttgagacaattgagacatggattgtgtatgtgcccttcagagggtgaatgagcaagacaaaagatttaagtgcctttgaacagggtatggtattatgtgccaggcacactggtttgagaatggtccaccacctaaaggacatcaagccaactggacacaactgtgagaagcattggagtcaacatgggccagcatccctgtaaaatgctttcgacaccttgtagagtccatgccctgacaaattgaggctgttctgagggcaaaatggggcgcaactcaaaattaggaagatgttcctcctaatgttttgtacactcagtgtatagtcgGGTGGTTGCGGATGTGTTAGCATCAATTGCGGGTGGGTGCGGGTGAACAGCTGACCTGTGCACCACTAATGTACGCCTACATTCATACAGGGCTATTATCATCATGAGTCACAGGCCCTCTGATGTCCATTGTCTACTAGCTAACTGTACTAGTTCCAGTTAATTCGTATGGGGACAAAATAATTGCAATCTATAGTATTTGTTGTTTGACACGTTTTGCCGTCTACAACGTTTTAAACTATGAGCAAAGAAATAGGCTAGTAGTTCCTGGATTGGCATTAACTCTATGGTTATAATTTTAAAATGGAAAGACAGAAAATGTTTATTAGTTAAAATCTTGAAAGCTTTATCTTGGAGAGAGCCGTTTGTCATTATCTCAGGGGTCTTTATCTGTGGCATATCTTGGCAGAATAAAACCTTAAACTGGAGACCATTAACTATCTCTCcccctcattcacacacacatcaatacccTATTCTCTCTCATAGTAGTTCCCCACAATGGTTCGAAATTGTGGCTTACAGGGACATCTAATACTTAGGAGTAATGCTATAGTCATGGATTTGGGTATAGAGTAACTTCAACATTCATTAAAGTATCTCTCATAATCGAGGTCTCTACAAACTAAAAGAAAACCTATTAGCTTGAAACTTCTGTTAATGGAATCTTTCACAACATCCTGAAAGTGCAGTTAGAAACAAAATACATTCACCACAGGCAGGAAAAGGCAAACGAGCGTTTTTATGGCTGAGCGCCAAACGTGGAGAACAAAATTCTGCTAATTTGTTCATCGAAGTGCTACATAACTTTGATATCCAGGGTCATATTCTTCAAGAAAGAGATGTGGTACATTGGTCTCATAACATTTATGGGACACTAAACCAGTGCTTAGGGGGTTTGGTATTGAAAAACACTTTTTTGCCTGATACAAATATTTCAGAGATAATAGAGAAACCATCTCCTCATAATTTCCACCAACCCCTTGTCAAAGAACTACCATGCCTTTTACATTTTCAATTGAAGCTAGCTTTTCATGCAAATGAAAGTGAGAATGTTTTTTCCAGAGCTTCTTTTTTAACAGAAACAGCGATTATGTTCCATTCCGATTCATTTCAAAACAGCCACAAGACATGCAACACCACAGTAATAAAACTCATAGAACAGCATCATAAATCAGTCACCATCTCACGTGATATTTAACTCCATGAATTATAGCGTCATGTTAATCAGGGCTGCATTATTGCTGATTCAGCAGCTGTGTGATTGCGGTTGTGCTTTACGGGGCTAGAGAAAGGGTTACACCAGCTTTGTTATATGCATGCTTGATTGTTTATGTTGACTTTTTATAGCTGGTTAGTTAAAGAACATAAACATACTATGCAAATTGTGTTTTGTCATTTTAGAGGTAAGGTAACATGATCGTAGCAAAATACCTTTTCATTCTGTATGTAGACCCATTCAAAACAAATCCGATAGTTTTTGTTCTTTCATACATTCAAGTACAGTATattcaacaaaaaatgtattctCATGTTCTTTTGTATAGGCTAAATTACAACATTATTGTCTCATGTTACAATATGCAAATAAACTCcacaaaagtaaaacatttagaaACCCCCAATTGGGACTCTGAAAATAAACTGTCAAGCCTTCTTGACATTTATTTAACCAACTAGGTATTGTTCCTCATATAACACAATCAACTTAAGTCTTCAAATTCCAAGGGCATAAAATGGATGCCAAAAATGGGTGCTTTACATAGCTTACATTACACTGGAGACAATTGGGTACAATCAACGTAGTAGATTGCTCTGGACACAATAAAACAATAACATTGAACTTCTCAAATTTCGGTTACTGTTGAGTTCTTGAGGACGATAATTACATGTTTCTGATGGTGGCCCAAATTGATaacaaaacaaaaactttaaGGCAAAAATCTGTCTACAAAACCCTGCCTTTTCTGAACTGCACAGAATATTCATAGTTCTCACGTTATGATTTCACAATTGGTGGAGGTCAAACACACATGGCTAAAAAAATGGCAGTGAGGGAGCAGTAATGGCCATTACACCAGCCATTGTGTAAGGTGACCTCCACTGACTGATAGCGTTGTCATTCTGTGAAAACTACACTTGTTCCTTACATTTGAcctgtctgttcctctcctcaGTGCTGGTTCTTGACTCCCTGAGGTTTGCCACCAGCAGGCTTcttctcctgctgctgctggcctCTGCCCACTCCTGGCATGCCCACTCCTGGCATGCCCCGACCACGGCCTCCAAACACACCTAAACATACAGCATGACACAAACCATTTCAACAAGGAAACATTTATAAAATGATACTGTCATATAGGCCTCAATTGCTTCACACTACAAGCACCCCAAACAAATTTTCCCCATTTGGCACTCCAGAGAGAGGGGTTCCATCTTACCTCTGCCTGCTCCTCCCCCTCGACCCTTGCCCTGCTGTTTGTTCTGCTGCATGCCCCCTCGCCCGCGGCCCTTGGACACCACCTCTTCCTTCACCATGTCGATGATCTCATCAGGGATACGCAGGTACTTTATGGTGCTTCCTCTGATGTAACACTCAGGCATCCTCCAAAATTTATCTCCATCCTAAATGATGGGAGCGAATTGGATAAGGAGAGTTTCAGCGTTAACTTAGTCTTTGTACAATTCCTACAAACTGAATCTTTTGACTGTCAATAATGCCATCTTGTGGTTATACATGGTCATTTTTCTGATCGTTGATTCGGAAATAAGATTTGGCCATGTAGCAAGCCTCTTTTAGAATCGGAGAGCAAaatacttgcacactcatctctAACATGTAGGCTCAGCATTCCCAAACAGTCCCATTACAAGTCAAAATGTTGAACAAACTTAATTTCAACTTACTTTAGCTGTTGTCCCTATGTCAAAGGTAATCTAACATAAAATATCCACAAGGAGGTGTTATCAACCCGATCTGCAGTTCGCTGGTCTGTATTTACGGTTTTTACTTCCAATACTGATGCAATTTGCACAATATAGCCGAACATAACCGAATGGCAAACACTTCCTGCTGATTGCGAGGAAAAGTGCTTCGGTTGACTACGTTCGGTCACATTCGGCTCTTGTTAACACATTGTGCTTTGCGTGCAATGCATCAACAGATATAAAACACACAGTGAGAGAACCTACCGGCGCCGCAAAAAGTCAGGTAACCAACCCTTTCCTGTGGATAACCTATCTCCACCTGCTGCCAAAAGGACCAACAGCATGTTCAATCGGTAAAGTCAGTGTAAAtataattttattcaacattctgtctTGTATAGACTATTGCATCTTTTTTAGGGTGACTTCCGGCAGACTAATAATCCATGGAGTAACCATGGTAACAGTCTGATGTTTAGGCAACAATCTAGCCTATTTATTTGTGGTTGTCACTCACAAgcaaccagtggtggaaaaagtactcaaaagtcatacttgagtagaagtaaagataccttaatagaaaatgactcaagtaaaagtctccCAATAAAACACCCACTGAGTAAAAGTTTacaagtatttggtttgaaatatacttaagtatcaaaagtaaatggaattgataaaattatacttaagtatcaaaagtaaaattatTAAAAATGTCAAATTCCTTACATTATGCAAACCGGACAGCacaattttcatttttttttaatttacagatagccaggggcacactacaacactgacagtaatttacaaacaaagcatttgtgtttagtgagtccgccagatcagaggcagtagggatgaccggggacgttctcttgttaagtgtgtgaattggaccattttcctgtcaaaatgtaacatgtatttttgggtgtcagagaaaattaATGGActagaaagtacattattttcttcaggaatgtagtgaagtaaaagttgtcaaaaatataaaaagtaagGTACAGATActcaaaaaaactacttaagtagtactttaaagtatttttacaccactgcaagCAACCATGTACATATTTCAGATCAGTGGTCACAACTATTGAGTCTCGACAAGTACTCATAGACAAACCCTTTACCCTTGAAGTGCAGATGACTTCTCGTAAATTTATATTCATCCAGTTGTCACAACTGACCAAGTGTCCATTATACGTCTCTCCATTCTTCAACTCCACCAACTGAGGAGTATAGGGAAGAAGAATTGGGGTTAGAAATGTTTGTACCACAAAAACTAAGGACCAAATCGATATGAATAAACAGAGAGACATTTGAACTCACCTGACTCAAAACTATTAGGAGTAAAATACCACTGACAAAAAATTTACTAATTTAATCCGTCCTTACCATAGGGTGGTTCTGTGCAGTCTTCAGCAAAGATAGAGGTAGCTGTGAATTTCAAATATAGAGTGAAAAagtcattataaactgggtggtttgagccctgagatctgattggctgaaagccatggtatatcagccgtataccacgtgtatgacaaaacatttagttgtactgctctaattaagttggtaaccagtttataatagcaatatgggacctcgggggtttgtggtatatgtccAGACACTCCACGATGCGTCGTGTTAAGAAtagcccttagtcgtggtatattggacatatatcacaccccctcgtgccttattgcttaattataccagTACATGTTCAGAACACGTGTAAAGTTAGCCATGCACATTTTTGcaaactaacgttagctggtaTACTAACCAGTTAGCTAGCACGCTAGGTCACATTTGACTTGAAATGCAAACCGTGTTTAAATACAAAATTCAAATCTATGTTTATTCTTATAGTAGCTATTTTATATTTTGTGTTAGCTATTAGCGTTAATACAATGAATTAGCAATGTAACTACGTTCACGTTACATTAgcacatagctaacgttagctgcatGGTAAACAACAGCCGTGCGTTTGTGCTCGACCCATTCCACGGGTCCCACACAAGCAAATACCAGTCGTCATATTACTGTAACTGTAAAATATCTACTTACCATTATAAAAGATTATATAACAAACTATCCGGTCAATTTAACTGAATCTTTTGGGCATTAATTCTTTGCTAACGTTTAACGTGCGGAAGTTTAACGGAAGTTGTCGCCACAAGTGTACCATAAGTCAATACGTCAGACTCAGCGAGAAAAACGAGACGCAAAAAGCAGCCCGAGAAATAGATGACTGCTTTGGAAGGACAGCAAAATCGGAGACAGGAAAGCTGCGTTCCTTGTTCAATTTAGAATAACAACCGAAAACATTCTCTACAGATACGAAGAATATGGATAATAGTAAGCGAAATGTTGTTGTAACAGGTTAGTGGGTTTTCCTCTACTTGCTCGACTACGTAGTTTCTAGTTGGTCTTTTCAGTCAAGCTCGACACATTAATAATGTGTTTCTTGTATTCGAAAATAAAAACAGGTCTATGAATAACTGAACATACTAGACATAATTGCACTATTGTATAATGTTAGGAACGTGTCAAGGTATACCCTGACCTACTATGTTGCAGAATAATATGAAAGTTGTAATATTTCAGACCTCCAGTGATGATGCTATTTGGCCCATTTTGCATGTGTTCCTAGTGTTTTACTAAATCAAATTCTAGTTtcaaaaaacatttgttttacaTTCTGTTGCAGTCTTAAACAGAATTTTGAAACTAGTAAAGCTTTATAGTCATACTGTATTTATTCTGTGTCCCAGAGACAAAGGGCAGTTGAAGACGGGATAGCCCGATAAAATATATGTAGATTGCCTGGGAACAGAGGGATTCACAAAAGAGAATTGGACAGCTGCCGACCCTCGCTTGCTCCTTTTCACCTccctgtcagacagacaggtcccTTGGTCTCCAAGGGAACAACAGACCAGCCCATTAATCCCATAGGGATTCAGAGTGGTGTCTCAGCGTTACTGCAGCCACAATCACACATAcactcagtggtggaaaaagttcccaattgtcatacttgattaaaagtatagaaaccttaatagaaagttactcaagtgaaagtcagccagtaaaagtcaaaaaatatttggttttaaatatacctaagtatcaaaattaaatgtaattgctaaaatatatagtataaatcatttaaaattccttatattaagcgaaGCAGACTGCACCATTTTCTTGTCTTTAATTTaccgatagccaggggcacactccaacacttgaacattatttacaaaatatgCAGAGGCACTAGGAATAACCAAGTGTTCTCTtgttaagtgtgtgaatttgaccattttcct of Salvelinus fontinalis isolate EN_2023a chromosome 12, ASM2944872v1, whole genome shotgun sequence contains these proteins:
- the LOC129867378 gene encoding U6 snRNA-associated Sm-like protein LSm4 isoform X2 translates to MLPLSLLKTAQNHPMLVELKNGETYNGHLDGDKFWRMPECYIRGSTIKYLRIPDEIIDMVKEEVVSKGRGRGGMQQNKQQGKGRGGGAGRGVFGGRGRGMPGVGMPGVGRGQQQQEKKPAGGKPQGVKNQH
- the LOC129867378 gene encoding U6 snRNA-associated Sm-like protein LSm4 isoform X1; the encoded protein is MLPLSLLKTAQNHPMLVELKNGETYNGHLVSCDNWMNINLREVICTSRDGDKFWRMPECYIRGSTIKYLRIPDEIIDMVKEEVVSKGRGRGGMQQNKQQGKGRGGGAGRGVFGGRGRGMPGVGMPGVGRGQQQQEKKPAGGKPQGVKNQH